The DNA sequence GTGCGATCCCGGCTGCTATCAATGGAAAAACACCGACTGGAACGGCCGGCCCTGGCACGAGACCGTCCTGTACGAGCTGCATGTGGGCGCGCTGGGAGGATTCGAAGGCGTCATGCGGCAGCTGCCCGCGCTGGCGGACACCGGCATCACTGCCGTCGAGCTGATGCCGGTCGCCGATTTCCCGGGGCCGCGCAACTGGGGCTACGACGGCGTGCTGCCGTATGCGCCGGACGCGGCCTACGGTACGCCCAACCAGCTCAAGGCATTGATCGACGCCGCGCACGGGCTCGGCATGATGGTTTTCCTGGACGTGGTGTACAACCATTTCGGCCCGGACGGCAATTACCTCGGCGCCTATGCCTCGTCCTTCTTCCGCGACGACGTCCGTACGCCATGGGGGCAGGCGATCGATTTCCGGCGGCGCGAGGTGCGCGATTTTTTCACCGAGAACGCGCTCTACTGGCTGCATGAGTTCCGTTTCGACGGCCTGCGCTTCGATGCGGTGCATGCCATCAGTGAAAAGGGCTGCCTGGAGGAACTGGCGCACCGGGTGCGCGCCAGCGTGCCGCCGCATCGCCACGTGCACCTGGTGCTGGAAAACGACGACAACAGCGCGCGCCTGCTGCAGCGTTCGCCGTCGCGGATGTTCGACGCCCAGTGGAACGACGACCTGCACCACATCATGCATGTAATGCTGACCGGGGAGCGCGAGGGCTATTACGCGGGCTACGTCGACCAGCCGGCTGAAAAGCTGGCGCGCGGGCTGTCCGAAGGCTTCATTTACCAGGGCGAGGCCGCGCTTCATGCAGGCGGGCCCTTGCGCGGCGAGCCGAGCGCGCACCTGCCGCCCACGTCCTTCGTGTTCTTCCTGCAGAACCACGACCAGGTCGGCAACCGCGCCTTCGGCGAGCGCCTCTCCACGCTGGCCGGTCCGCACGCGCTGCGCGCGGCCGTCGCGCTCTTGCTGCTGTCGCCGCAGATCCCGCTTTTGTTCATGGGCGAGGAATACGGCGCGACCCAGCCTTTCCTGTATTTCACCAGCCACCTGGGGCCGGAACTGGCCGAAGCCGTGCGCAGCGGGCGGCGCCAGGAATTCACGCGCTTTTCCGCCTTCTCCGACCCGGCGCGGCGCGAACTGATTCCGGATCCGAACGCCGAGCAAACCTTTCTCGACTCGATCCCGAAGCCCGACGCCGAAGTCGCGCTTGCCTGGCGCGACTGGATCAAGAGCCTGCTCGAGATCCGGCGCACGCACATCGTCCCGCGGTTGCACGGGGCGCGCGCACTCGGGGCGGAAGTCATCGGCCGGTCGGCGGTGAAGGCGCGCTGGCGCATGGCGGACGGCAAGGCGCTGATGGTCGCCATCAATCTCGGCGCGGCACCGGTTCCCATCAGCTATCGCCGGCTGGCCGACGGTCAGGGCGGGACGATTCTTTTTGCAACCGGAGGCGTGGAGAACGCGGTGCCCAGCGACGAACTGCCGTCGAACGCCTTCATCGCGGTTCTGGAGGCTGCGGCATGAACGATGCAGACGTATTGAATCTCGCGCAGGCCGCCGGCCTGTCGCATGAATGGACCAATGCTTTCGGGCAGCCGATGCGGGTAGAGCCGGATGCGCTGCGCGCGATCCTCGACGCGCTCGGATTCCCCTGCGCCAGCGACGAGCAGTGCCGCGACAGCGCCGCGCGCCTGGCCGCGCTGCATGATGCGGACCGGCTGCCGGCGCTGGCGACGGGCACGGTCGGGGAGCCGGTCCGCCTGGCCGCCATGTCGCACCTGGCGGGCATGCCTTACCGTATCGAGCTCGAAGACGGCGGCCATGTGGACGGACGCTTCCCGGACGACGTGGCCGCCGGCATCGTGCTGCCGCCGATCGACCGCCATGGCTATCACCGCCTGCTGGTGGCGAACGAAGCGGCAACGCTGGCGGTGGCGCCGCCGCGCTGTTTCGGCGTGGGCGACGCGATCGCCGCGCGCGCCGGCGGCCAGCCGTCCGATCCGCTCCTGTGGGGGCTGGGCGTGCAGCTGTATTCGATCCGGCGGGCCGGCGACGGTGGCATCGGCGACTTCAGCGGCCTGTCGGCGCTGGTGCGCTCGGCCGCCGCGCATGGCGCCTCGGCGGTCGCGATCAGCCCGGTGCACGCGATGTTCAGCGCGGACGTGCGCCGCTTCAGCCCCTACGGGCCGTCCAGCCGCCTGTTCCTGAATGCGTTGCACGTCGACCCGGCGGCGGTACTGGGGGGCGATGCGATGGCGG is a window from the Noviherbaspirillum sp. UKPF54 genome containing:
- the treZ gene encoding malto-oligosyltrehalose trehalohydrolase, which codes for MSAFNPTCGAQLVAPDRTRFRLWAPDKEQVSVEIDGMAALPMKRLDGGWFEAEAACGAGARYRYRVDAGLAVPDPASRAQAGDVHDASIVCDPGCYQWKNTDWNGRPWHETVLYELHVGALGGFEGVMRQLPALADTGITAVELMPVADFPGPRNWGYDGVLPYAPDAAYGTPNQLKALIDAAHGLGMMVFLDVVYNHFGPDGNYLGAYASSFFRDDVRTPWGQAIDFRRREVRDFFTENALYWLHEFRFDGLRFDAVHAISEKGCLEELAHRVRASVPPHRHVHLVLENDDNSARLLQRSPSRMFDAQWNDDLHHIMHVMLTGEREGYYAGYVDQPAEKLARGLSEGFIYQGEAALHAGGPLRGEPSAHLPPTSFVFFLQNHDQVGNRAFGERLSTLAGPHALRAAVALLLLSPQIPLLFMGEEYGATQPFLYFTSHLGPELAEAVRSGRRQEFTRFSAFSDPARRELIPDPNAEQTFLDSIPKPDAEVALAWRDWIKSLLEIRRTHIVPRLHGARALGAEVIGRSAVKARWRMADGKALMVAINLGAAPVPISYRRLADGQGGTILFATGGVENAVPSDELPSNAFIAVLEAAA